The genomic interval GTATTTTTAAATTTAGCTTACTCGTAATATATTGGTCTTGCCAATAAAAAATATTCGGCTATCTCAAGAATATAAAAAACACCCCATAAGTCTGGCTCACGGGGTGTTTAAATTTTTTACAATATTACTTATTGCCTAGTTATTTGCCGGCTTGGGTGCTGTCAGCTTCAGAATTTTTGGATTTGGCATATCCTGAATGACATATACTGCACCGTCAGGGCCTTCGCTTACATGACGTAATCTGTGGCCAGGTTCATCAAGCAGTCTTTCTTCGCCGATGATATGATCACCAGCCAGAACCAGCCTTGCCAAATGCATTGATGATAAGCCTGTCAGAAGCAGGTTTCCTTTCCACTCCGGGAACATATCACCGGTATAAAAAATCATCGATGACTGCGCTATAGCGACGGGGCTCCAGTAATAAATAGGCTGAACTGTTCCTGGCTTTGTCGTATAACCGGTACCCACAGGTTTTGTTCCACCCATACGACCATAGGAAACATAAGGCCAGCCATAATCACAGCCCGCACAGACGACGTTGATTTCATCACCGCCATCGCCCCCCATATCCCCGGCCCAAATATCCCCTGTCTCGGGGTTTTTAGCCAGTCCCATAGTGTTGCGCAGACCAATTGCATAAGCCATGTCATTGACATCAGGATTACCAACGAACGGATTATCATTTGGCACTGATCCATCCTTGTTAAGTCGCAGGATCATACCAAAAGTGCTTTTCAGGTTGGGTTCGCCCATCGGGCTTTTCCTCTGAGTGGAAATAAGAAGTTTACCACTATCATCAAACATCATACGACTTGGCGTTGTTTCAATCAGCACTTTAAGGTCAGAAATACTTTTTTCATCAGCAGAAAGCTTTGCACTAGCAACGCGCCATATCCCCCATGGATTTGCTGACTGCTCTTCTCTGGAAAGCTTATTCCAGGCTTGCCATTCTTCCGCAAATTTTTTATAGGCCGCATCGGAATTGTCACTTTTAACCCCGTCGGGTGCCGCCAGATAGCTGAAATAAATCATACGATTATTTGCAAAATCTGGATCAAGGATTATTTCATTTAATCCTCGTGATCCCCAGGCACGAACAGCAGGCATGCCGGTTACCGGTTTTGAAACTTTTCCATCAGGTGTTATAATTCTCAGTCTTCCTGGTACCTCTGTAACAATCATTTTGCCGTTTGGCATATGGGCCATTGCCCATGGGTGATTTAATCCGGCAACAAAATCGCTGACAACAAATGGAGCACTTTTACTGGCGAGAGGCGCTCTTGTTTGCCCCGCAAACAGTGGCGGGACTGCCTGCGTTCCTTCAGATACCTGTTGTGCTGAAGTAGACATCGATGATGTCGCTACCATAACAAGGCCCGTTAATACGGCGCCAATTCCTTTTTTTAATTTCATTAGTCTCTCCCATGGGTTTATGTCGGCAGAGTATAGAAGAAGACATTTTCCAAATCAATCCGATTAGCAATGATCCTGCGCTGTTCAACTATTTATTTCTAAATTATTGTGAATGCGTTATAAATAGGAAGTTCATAAAAATACGGGATAAAGAATGACTATAACTTTCCATAAAGGTGATCTTAACGACAACGTTAAATTTTCTGGCTCAGTTGCCATCGATACTGAAACCATGGGCCTTAATCCCAATCGTGACAGACTTTGCCTTGTTCAGCTTTCAGCGGGGGATGGCAATGCCCATATCATACAGATTGCCGATGGGCAGACCGAAGCACCAAATTTGAAAAAACTGCTTGAAAATCCTGATATTATAAAAATTTTCCATTTTGCACGTTTTGATGTTGCTGTTCTGAAAAAATATCTTAATGCAGATGTCGCGCCCATTTATTGTACAAAAATTGCCTCTAAACTTGTCCGCACCTATACTGACCGTCATGGCCTTAAAGATTTACTGAATGAACTTTTGAATATTGATATTTCCAAAAAGCAGCAAAGTTCCAATTGGGGAAGTACTGAACTAAGCCAGGCACAGCTTGAATATGCGGCGACAGATGTTTATCACCTGCATGATCTAATGAATATTTTAAACAACATGCTGGATAGCAGCGGACGGGCCAGTCTTGCTCAGAAATGTTTCGATTTTTTACCGACTCGATGTGAACTTGATCTTGCCGGCTGGCAGGAAACTGATATTTTTGCTCATAGCTAAAATTTCCATGCAAAAATCGTGCCTTTTAACTTGAAGCATTCATGCGAAAGCACTACATTTAAACTATAGTCATAGGCTATTTCATTATTTTGCCACGTTTGCATTTTAGCAAGGTGATATCTAATGGGTTATGGAAGCAATATTGGAAATAAATATAGTGAATACACAGCCTGATCATTATTTAGAAACACACGAAAATGTGACGTTCGATGAAAATGAACGTCAGATCAATCGTGCCAGTCAGCTGAAGAAAATGATCCCGATCCTAACGTTGCTCGCATTTCTGTGTCTTGTTCTTTTTCCTATTCTGGCTTCCCGTGAAAACAGCTTTACACTGGCCATTGACAAACTGCCGGAACGTGATGAAAAAGCAAAACTGATTAAACCAAGTTATGTTGATATTGACAGCCATAACAACCCTGTAAACATTTCAGCAGAATCCGCAACACGTGAAGAAAATGGTGAAACCAATTATTTCTTTACGAACCTGGATGCGCAGATGTCACTCCCTTCCGGTGAAGGTATCGAAATACTTGCTCAGAATGGAACGCTGAACACCGGAACCCAGATTATGGATCTTGGCGGTGAAATAACCATTACCTCTGAAACAGGGTTCCAGCTTCGTGCGACAGAAGCGACTTTTCTGATTGGGGATAAAATTGCATCTGGTCGGAACGGCGTATCCGGCATTGCTCCATTCGGTCATTTTAATGCAAATAACTTTAAAGCGGATATTCAGGATGAGGTCATTACCTTAAGCGGAAATGTAAAAATCAGTTTCGATCCGAATAAACCTATGAATATTTTTGCATCGAACGAACAAACAAACACAAAAGGAATAAATAATTGATCGGCCTCAGAAATATTGTCAGCATTAATTTGCTCGCTTTCAGTTGCTTATGTATGTCTGCTCAGGCGCAGATATCATCCTTAAAAAATCACGAGGTAGAAAACCCTGTTGATATCAGTGCCGACAGGCTTGAAGTCAAACAAAAGGAAAATATTGCTCTTTTTAGCGGCAATGTTGTGGTCACCCAGGATGATATGTCACTGGTGTCCGACCGTATCACCGTATTTTATCAGGGAGAGCGTGATGAAAATAATTCATCGTCGATTTCAAGACTTGATGCATCCGGCAATGTGACACTGACATCACCAACTGAAACCATAAAAAGCACATGGGGTGTTTATGACTTCACGGAAAAAATCATTACACTTGGTGGCAATGTAGAATTTAATAATTCGGACGGACAAATTAAAAGTCCCCGCCTGCAGGTCAATCTGACCACAGGACAAATAACAATGGATGGTGGACGTGTAGAGGGAAGCCCAGACCGCGTAACCGGACAATTTACACCACCAAAAAACTAACAAGTAAGCGATTGATAGTAATAGAAATAACGAGAAAAAAATTACTTATTGTTAATCACTTTTAGAGTAAAATAAAAAGATGGAAAAAATAATACAGCTCTCACCAACGGATCATCATCCAACCTCATTAGATGAAGGACTTGTTGTTGACGCGGTAGAGAAAAAATACCGAAAAAAAACAGTTCTTCGCGGTATTTCCATGCAGATCAAAAAAGGGGAAGTGATCGGCCTTCTGGGCCCTAATGGTGCCGGGAAAACGACAAGCTTCTACACTATGGTAGGGTTGGTTAAGCCGGACAGTGGCCGAATTCTTCTTGACGGTCATGATATTACACATATGCCAATGTACAGACGCGCCCGGCTTGGCATTGGCTACCTTCCGCAGGAATCATCTATTTTTCGTGGTATGACCGTAGAAGAAAATATCTGGTCCGTCCTGGAAATCTGTGAGCACAATCCGACCAAACGGGCCGAAGCCCTTGAAAGCCTGCTTGATGAATTTGCCATTCAGCATATAAGACAATCCCCTGCACTGGCCCTTTCCGGCGGTGAACGCAGAAGAGCCGAGATAGCCCGTGCCCTTGCATCAGGTCCATCATATATGCTGCTTGATGAACCATTTGCCGGTATTGACCCTATTGCCATTGCCGATATCCGAAATCTTGTCTCTCACCTGAAAGACAGGGATATCGGCGTTTTGATTACAGATCATAACGTCAGAGAAACTCTCGATATTATTGACCGTGCCTATATTATTCATGACGGACAGGTTCTCATGTCCGGAACACCGGAGGAAATTGTAGAGAACGAAGATGTGAAACGCGTATATCTTGGTGAAAATTTCAGTTTGTAATGGGAAAAGTATAAATGGCATTAACGCCTCGCCTTGACATAAAACAATCTCAATCTCTGGTGCTGACACCGCAGCTGCAGCAGGCTATCAAAATGCTGCAGCTTTCAAGCGCTGAACTTGTTGAATTTGTCGCTGAGGAAGTCGCACAAAATCCTCTACTGGAATATGGCGAAAATTCCGACGGCGAAGATGATCGCAGATCAGCCAATAATGGCGATAGTGAGCGCAATGATGAAAAAAACAGCTCCGAAATAGATATATCACAAAAGTCATCTGACGATTATTTGAATGAAACAACCCAGGTTAATACACAGGACGATTCACCACTGGATACTGATTATAGCGAACTGTATGACGATAACAGTTTTTCTGATAATATTGGTACAATGCCTAATGAAAATCTGGGTCTAAATGGCAGTAATATGATCACAGGTGGTGTCGGAAGTTTTGATTTTACCGAAAGTTCTGCTGAACAAAAACAATCCACCGTTCTTTCACTTAAAGCCCATCTTGAAGATCAACTCGCTCTTTTACAGGCACAGCCCTATGAAAAGGTTATTATCCAGTATCTTATCGGGCTGATGGATGAAGCCGGTTATATTAATGAAGAGACAACCCTGATTGCCGATCGCTGTGGATGCAGTGTTGAGGACGTCAATCGCATCTTTGAAATTGCCCAGACTATGGAACCGCTTGGTGTCTTTGCCAGAAGCCTTGGCGAATGCCTTAAAATCCAACAAATCCAGGCTGATCGATATGATCCGGCCATGGCCATTTTTCTTGATAATCTTGAAATGCTGGGCGACCGTAAATTTAATGAACTGAGAAGACTTTGTAGGGTTAGCAAGGAAGACTTTCTTGATATGGTCGAGGAAATCAAAGCGTTAAATCCTAAGCCCGGCCTCGAATATGGTGAAGATATTGTCTATACGGTTGTCCCGGATGTTTATGTCAAAAAGACCCCCAAGGGCACCTGGGCGGTAGAACTTAATAATGACAGTCTGCCAAAAGTCTTAATGAATAATCGTTACCTGAATGAAATAGGTGAAAAAGCAACCAGCAAAAAAGACAAAGAGTATATTGACGAATGCGTTGCAAAGGCTAACTGGCTCGTCAGGGCCCTGGATCAAAGAGCACGGACCATCCTTAAAGTATCCAGTGAGCTGGTTAAGCTGCAAAAGAAATTCCTGGATGATGGCATCCAGTATCTTGCACCGATCAATTTGAAAACGATTGCCGATGCGATTGAAATGCATGAAAGTACAGTGAGTCGGGTTACAGCCAACAAG from Emcibacteraceae bacterium carries:
- the lptB gene encoding LPS export ABC transporter ATP-binding protein, whose product is MEKIIQLSPTDHHPTSLDEGLVVDAVEKKYRKKTVLRGISMQIKKGEVIGLLGPNGAGKTTSFYTMVGLVKPDSGRILLDGHDITHMPMYRRARLGIGYLPQESSIFRGMTVEENIWSVLEICEHNPTKRAEALESLLDEFAIQHIRQSPALALSGGERRRAEIARALASGPSYMLLDEPFAGIDPIAIADIRNLVSHLKDRDIGVLITDHNVRETLDIIDRAYIIHDGQVLMSGTPEEIVENEDVKRVYLGENFSL
- a CDS encoding PQQ-dependent sugar dehydrogenase, whose translation is MKLKKGIGAVLTGLVMVATSSMSTSAQQVSEGTQAVPPLFAGQTRAPLASKSAPFVVSDFVAGLNHPWAMAHMPNGKMIVTEVPGRLRIITPDGKVSKPVTGMPAVRAWGSRGLNEIILDPDFANNRMIYFSYLAAPDGVKSDNSDAAYKKFAEEWQAWNKLSREEQSANPWGIWRVASAKLSADEKSISDLKVLIETTPSRMMFDDSGKLLISTQRKSPMGEPNLKSTFGMILRLNKDGSVPNDNPFVGNPDVNDMAYAIGLRNTMGLAKNPETGDIWAGDMGGDGGDEINVVCAGCDYGWPYVSYGRMGGTKPVGTGYTTKPGTVQPIYYWSPVAIAQSSMIFYTGDMFPEWKGNLLLTGLSSMHLARLVLAGDHIIGEERLLDEPGHRLRHVSEGPDGAVYVIQDMPNPKILKLTAPKPANN
- a CDS encoding LptA/OstA family protein, with the translated sequence MIGLRNIVSINLLAFSCLCMSAQAQISSLKNHEVENPVDISADRLEVKQKENIALFSGNVVVTQDDMSLVSDRITVFYQGERDENNSSSISRLDASGNVTLTSPTETIKSTWGVYDFTEKIITLGGNVEFNNSDGQIKSPRLQVNLTTGQITMDGGRVEGSPDRVTGQFTPPKN
- the lptC gene encoding LPS export ABC transporter periplasmic protein LptC — protein: MNTQPDHYLETHENVTFDENERQINRASQLKKMIPILTLLAFLCLVLFPILASRENSFTLAIDKLPERDEKAKLIKPSYVDIDSHNNPVNISAESATREENGETNYFFTNLDAQMSLPSGEGIEILAQNGTLNTGTQIMDLGGEITITSETGFQLRATEATFLIGDKIASGRNGVSGIAPFGHFNANNFKADIQDEVITLSGNVKISFDPNKPMNIFASNEQTNTKGINN
- the rpoN gene encoding RNA polymerase factor sigma-54 produces the protein MALTPRLDIKQSQSLVLTPQLQQAIKMLQLSSAELVEFVAEEVAQNPLLEYGENSDGEDDRRSANNGDSERNDEKNSSEIDISQKSSDDYLNETTQVNTQDDSPLDTDYSELYDDNSFSDNIGTMPNENLGLNGSNMITGGVGSFDFTESSAEQKQSTVLSLKAHLEDQLALLQAQPYEKVIIQYLIGLMDEAGYINEETTLIADRCGCSVEDVNRIFEIAQTMEPLGVFARSLGECLKIQQIQADRYDPAMAIFLDNLEMLGDRKFNELRRLCRVSKEDFLDMVEEIKALNPKPGLEYGEDIVYTVVPDVYVKKTPKGTWAVELNNDSLPKVLMNNRYLNEIGEKATSKKDKEYIDECVAKANWLVRALDQRARTILKVSSELVKLQKKFLDDGIQYLAPINLKTIADAIEMHESTVSRVTANKYISTPRGIFEMKFFFTNAIGSLDSDNQYSSKSIKYKIKQLIDDEDPKKILSDDKLVEIIRGEGIDIARRTVAKYRESLEIPSSIIRRRMKNPVL
- a CDS encoding ribonuclease H-like domain-containing protein, which encodes MTITFHKGDLNDNVKFSGSVAIDTETMGLNPNRDRLCLVQLSAGDGNAHIIQIADGQTEAPNLKKLLENPDIIKIFHFARFDVAVLKKYLNADVAPIYCTKIASKLVRTYTDRHGLKDLLNELLNIDISKKQQSSNWGSTELSQAQLEYAATDVYHLHDLMNILNNMLDSSGRASLAQKCFDFLPTRCELDLAGWQETDIFAHS